Proteins from a genomic interval of Desulfovibrio sp. Huiquan2017:
- a CDS encoding PD40 domain-containing protein has product MKRITILFAACLLVCLTAAFASAQGPLTVDIHGPGQRLVNITLLPPKGLDGQPVPEAAAKAFKELVANDLGYIPFLKLVPVSELLGGDPSHGVTAQDIDFKPFQLARVDLCLTTGWNGQYLEARVYETFSGRRVVGKAYRDVADKLPLVADRFCSAFLEALTGKKGFFDSPIVFVKQDGKSKEIYTVLPQGRGLTKISDLGGFNLSPAWSAEGDQIAFTHIGDDRHELCIYEAKTHKIRRVAKGLGDTVISPVYGPGDVLYASLNLNGTTNIYELSKSYKVGKRLAGSPYIDVSPSFDRTGSLMAFTSGRAGNPHVYLLDMKTGQVRRVTTTGKYNTHPCLSPDGRYVAYTHQTSDGHRIFLHDLETGREKQLTFGPGNDEYPAFGPDGYFIAFASSRTGTYQLYLTTRHGDTPRKISTGKGAAFAPAWDTSLQW; this is encoded by the coding sequence ATGAAACGGATAACAATTCTTTTTGCAGCGTGTCTGCTCGTCTGCCTTACGGCCGCATTCGCCTCGGCCCAAGGCCCCCTGACCGTGGATATCCATGGTCCCGGCCAGCGCTTGGTCAACATAACCCTGTTGCCGCCCAAAGGGCTCGACGGCCAGCCCGTGCCCGAGGCTGCTGCCAAAGCCTTCAAGGAGTTGGTGGCCAACGACCTTGGCTACATCCCGTTTCTCAAGCTGGTTCCAGTGTCCGAACTCCTCGGCGGCGATCCGAGTCATGGCGTGACCGCCCAGGACATCGACTTCAAGCCCTTCCAGCTCGCTCGTGTGGATCTCTGCCTGACTACGGGGTGGAACGGCCAATACCTTGAAGCCCGCGTCTATGAGACTTTCAGCGGCCGCCGGGTGGTGGGCAAGGCCTACCGCGACGTGGCCGACAAGCTGCCGCTCGTGGCCGACCGGTTCTGTTCCGCTTTTCTGGAAGCCCTGACCGGCAAGAAGGGGTTCTTTGATTCGCCCATCGTCTTCGTCAAGCAGGATGGCAAGAGCAAGGAAATCTACACCGTATTGCCGCAGGGCAGAGGACTGACCAAGATTTCCGACCTGGGCGGTTTCAACCTGAGCCCGGCCTGGTCCGCCGAAGGCGACCAGATCGCCTTCACCCACATCGGCGACGATCGTCACGAACTTTGTATCTACGAAGCCAAGACGCATAAAATCCGTCGCGTAGCCAAGGGGCTGGGCGATACGGTCATCAGTCCGGTCTATGGCCCCGGCGATGTGCTCTATGCCTCCCTGAACCTCAACGGAACCACCAATATCTACGAACTGAGCAAGTCCTACAAAGTCGGCAAGCGGTTGGCGGGCAGCCCGTACATCGACGTCTCGCCGAGTTTTGACCGGACCGGTTCTCTGATGGCCTTCACTTCCGGCAGGGCGGGCAATCCGCATGTTTATCTCTTGGATATGAAGACCGGCCAGGTCCGGCGCGTGACCACCACGGGCAAGTACAACACCCATCCTTGCCTGAGTCCCGATGGCCGGTACGTGGCTTATACGCACCAGACTTCGGACGGCCATCGCATCTTCCTGCACGATCTTGAAACCGGCAGGGAAAAGCAATTGACCTTCGGGCCCGGCAACGACGAATACCCGGCTTTCGGCCCGGACGGTTATTTCATCGCCTTCGCCTCCAGCCGGACCGGGACCTATCAGCTTTATTTGACCACTCGGCACGGCGACACGCCGCGGAAGATATCCACAGGCAAGGGGGCCGCTTTCGCGCCCGCTTGGGATACTTCCCTACAGTGGTAA
- the pal gene encoding peptidoglycan-associated lipoprotein Pal has product MRIKWYVGMVALMAVSLLLFAGCAKKSTTTEPVQSQVEVKDDTQWTPPKQEEPVVDEAALAAEAEARAKSEAVQELTNVTIHFAFNSYDLSDESRSVLAQKATILRKFRDVNVVIEGHCDERGTEEYNLALGERRARAAYEHLVILGVEPERMKIVSYGEEYPVDPGHNETAWAKNRRDEFVIK; this is encoded by the coding sequence ATGAGAATCAAATGGTATGTCGGTATGGTGGCCCTTATGGCCGTGTCTCTTCTTCTCTTTGCCGGTTGCGCAAAGAAGTCCACAACCACGGAACCGGTTCAGAGCCAGGTCGAGGTGAAGGACGATACGCAATGGACTCCGCCCAAGCAGGAAGAGCCTGTGGTGGATGAGGCTGCCCTGGCCGCTGAGGCGGAGGCCCGCGCCAAGTCCGAGGCTGTCCAGGAATTGACCAACGTGACCATCCACTTCGCCTTCAATTCTTATGATCTCAGCGACGAGTCCCGTTCCGTCCTGGCCCAGAAGGCCACCATCTTGCGTAAGTTCAGGGACGTCAACGTGGTCATCGAAGGCCACTGTGACGAACGCGGCACCGAGGAATACAACCTCGCTCTCGGCGAGCGTCGTGCCCGCGCCGCCTACGAACACCTGGTCATCCTCGGCGTGGAGCCCGAGCGCATGAAGATTGTCAGCTATGGCGAGGAATACCCCGTCGACCCTGGCCACAACGAAACCGCTTGGGCCAAAAACCGTCGCGACGAATTCGTCATCAAATAG
- a CDS encoding phosphatidylglycerophosphatase A has protein sequence MSASNPFDKLAVALATLGPVGHFPKAPGTWGSLAAVVAAPWLFLGLALPWRLTVLLGIFLVGTWACGRAEIIMNEKDPGCVVTDELFGQWLTLLFFSLPIWYLPIAFVLFRIFDILKPWPVKWAETAFPGGFGVMLDDGVAGLYALGCLHVIAFLLSRLG, from the coding sequence ATGTCCGCATCCAATCCCTTCGACAAATTGGCCGTCGCCCTGGCCACCCTCGGCCCCGTGGGCCATTTTCCCAAGGCTCCCGGCACCTGGGGCTCACTGGCCGCCGTGGTGGCCGCGCCCTGGCTTTTTCTCGGCCTCGCCCTGCCTTGGCGCTTGACGGTACTGCTCGGCATCTTCCTCGTCGGCACATGGGCCTGCGGGCGGGCCGAGATCATCATGAACGAAAAAGACCCAGGCTGTGTGGTCACAGACGAACTTTTCGGCCAGTGGCTCACCCTGCTCTTCTTCTCTTTGCCCATCTGGTACCTACCCATCGCCTTTGTCCTGTTCCGCATCTTCGACATCCTCAAACCCTGGCCCGTCAAATGGGCCGAAACCGCCTTTCCCGGCGGATTCGGCGTCATGCTCGACGATGGTGTGGCGGGACTTTATGCCCTAGGCTGCCTGCACGTGATCGCTTTTCTCCTGTCCAGGTTGGGCTAG
- a CDS encoding N-acetyltransferase yields MTIRLETDNDIAAIRALEYTAFRHHPQHAPGAEPTEHLIVDALRDSGHLSLSLVAEERNRVVGHLALSPAVPGKGGQGWYLLGPVGVLPERQGAGIGSALVRKALRIMRDRGAHGVLLVGDPAFYERFGFRSRPGLTMGGVPQENVLGISLDGTEPEGAVVSDPAFFVTAGE; encoded by the coding sequence ATGACTATACGCTTGGAAACAGACAACGACATCGCCGCCATCCGCGCGCTCGAATACACCGCCTTTCGCCATCATCCCCAACACGCCCCCGGGGCCGAACCCACCGAGCACCTGATCGTTGACGCCCTGCGCGACTCGGGCCACCTGAGCCTGTCCCTGGTGGCCGAGGAGCGGAACCGGGTGGTGGGACATTTGGCCTTGTCCCCGGCCGTGCCGGGGAAGGGCGGCCAGGGCTGGTATCTTCTCGGCCCGGTGGGCGTATTGCCCGAACGGCAGGGGGCGGGCATCGGCTCGGCCCTGGTCCGCAAGGCCTTGCGGATCATGCGGGACCGGGGTGCGCACGGCGTGCTTCTGGTGGGCGACCCGGCCTTCTATGAACGATTTGGATTCCGCTCCCGGCCCGGGTTGACCATGGGCGGCGTGCCCCAGGAAAACGTCCTGGGCATTTCCCTGGACGGCACGGAACCCGAGGGCGCCGTGGTGTCTGATCCGGCCTTTTTCGTGACGGCCGGAGAGTAA